CAGGACCTGCAACAACACATAGAAATGAAAGAGGACGAATAATATTGGCGCGAGGAAAAAGAAGCCCCACAACGGAAGGTCAACATTTAGCACTGGTAGCTTGATCGGTTCGGACAGAAGCAGCTGACGGTGTTCAATCGTTGTTGCCGCTATCAGCAAGTACAGTGAAAAAACCAGGAAACTGATCCAAATTGTCGATACGCGCGTCGCTGAATCGTTGAGCGATTTCTCCAGCGCCTCAACGTCGAACGGAACTGCCTTTTTTTGTGAAGTCATTATCATTTTCCTGCCCGCGCAGGTTGAAGAATTGCAAACAGATTGATTGAGCGCAAGGGTTGTGGCGGGCATGGAACGCCATGGACACGGCAGGAATGCTGCCCGAATTATCTTCCGGTCTCGATGTCTCAATTCGCTCCGCTGCCTTCTAACCACCTTCGGGGCGATCATGTTCGGCGTCGGCTCACCGGTGACGCCGTGGCTGGCCTCGCGGCATCCTGTCGACGGCGATGGTTGGCGTGCTCGCCAACCATGATGCAAATGCGGGACGTCTCCCGATTTTGGGTGCGCACGACCCGCCAGCATCGCGACCAAGGGTTGCGGCATCACTGGGCATTGACTAACCTTGGCGCCATTGCTCCATTCGCCAAAATCGTTCCGGCCCAATGATGCTTCGCCTTCTCCTTCTCGCAGCCCTGCTGCTGGCTCACGGCGAGGTGCGTGCCGAAACGCCGGCCGAAAAGGCCGGATTTCCGCCCAAGCTGATCATTTACAATGCCAGGGGCCCAGCCAATTCATGCGGTCCGGGTTGCGATCACTGGATCGCGGTCGAAGGCCAGGTCGACGAGGGCGCGGCCGCGCGCGTTGACCGCTTTCTGCGCGACGTCAAGGACAGCAAGCGGCCGATCTATTTTCATTCGCCGGGCGGCGCGGTCAGGCCATCCTATGTCATCGCCCGCCTGCTGCGCAGCAGGAAGGCCGTTGCCCGGATTGGACGCACCATTGCAACCGCCTGCGCCGGAGGAACCCAGGTCGACGCGGCCTGTCTCAAGATCAAGACGGCGGGCGGGGAGGTCGAGGCCGAGCTCACGACCCGTAACGCCATGTGCAATTCGGCCTGCAGCTATCTGTTTCTCGGCGCCACGACCCGCGAAGTCGCGCCCGATGCCGCGATCGCCGTACATAACTCCCGGCTCACGCTGCTCGTGCGCGGGTCATTCTCGGCGCAGCAGATTGCCGATTTCAAGCAGCGCGGCATGGCGAGGGCCGACCGCGAGCGCGCCGCCTTTGTCGTTTCCATGGGCATCAGCCGTGAGCTGGACGATCTCATCAAGACGGTGAAATTCGAGAACTTGCATGTCCTCACGCGGGCCGAACTCTATCGCTTCGGCATCGATACACGCCCCTTGCCCGAAACGGCGTGGACGCTCGAAGCCGCATCGCGCCCGTATGTCCGCAAGATCGCCGCGGCAAAACAGAGCGACGGCGCCTCGTTCCGAACGATGGAGTGGCGGCTGTTCTGCGAGAACAAGGATCGCGCCCGGTTGATGTTCGTGCGGGAATCCGACCAGGGCGATGGCGGCCTCAAGACGATGATGTTGACGGCGGGATCGGACAAGTCCGTCGCCTTTGGAAGATATCCAGCGCGTGTCGGCAAATTCGAGGTGTGGAGCGATATCGTCGCGCCCGATGCCATGCAGGCAATGCTCACTGCTTCCAGCCTGCAGATGGGCGAGGGTACGCGCGACGCGGAAGGCAAGACCAAGCTCGCGACGTTCGACATCGATACGCTTGGGCTCGGGAAGTCATGGACGCAGCTCCTGTCGTCATGCCCGGCAAACACCACCCGGCCAGCGGCGACGTCTTCCAGTCTCAACGCAGCTCCCGCAATTCCGCCGGTTTCCGCTGTTCCCGCGACTTCGGCGAAGTGATGTCGGCCGGTCACTTCGCTAGATCGCCGACGAACTGCCTGATGTGGTCCAGCACCGCTTGCCGGTCACCGGCGAAGGCCCAGTGATCGGCGCCGTCGAGCTCGACGAAACGCGCCTGCGGGATGTGGTCGGCAAGATGTCTTCCGGCGCCGATGCGGACGGCGCGGTCGCCGCGGCGGTGCAGCACCAGCGTCGGAACGGCAATCCGCTTGAGAAGATGCCGCACATCCGTATCGCGCAGGGCCTCGAGCACCCCCTTGATGGCGCCCGGGCTTGAGGCCGCACGGAGCAGGCCGGCCCACCAGGCTCTCGTTTTGGCGTCGCCGGCGAGACTCGGTGCAAACGTCTCGATTCCCGCAGGCCCGCCCCAAGCCGACACGAGCTGCTGTAGCCACGCATCATATTGAACGGCGTGTAACGCATGCGGATAGTCATGTGCAAAGCTTCCTTTCGCGAGCGAGTCGAACAGGATCAGCCCCGCGACGCGGTCGGAATGTTCGGCTGCGAACCTGATGCAGGCCGGTCCGCCTTCGGATGCGCCGAACAGCACGATCCGGCGCGAGCCCGCCGCATCGAGCACGGTGCGGATGTCCTGTGCGGTCGCCTCTGCACTGGGGCTGAACCCGACCCGGTCGGAAAGGCCGACGCCACGGCGATCGAGCAGAATGAGACGGCCCATCTCCGCCAGCGAAGACAGGAACGCCCGGCACCCTGCGTCCTCCCAGACGCGTTCGACATGGGACACGAAGCCGGGCAGCATCAGGATATCGGTGTACCCTTTGCCGTAGGTCTGGAATGCGAGATGCACGCTGCCGCCGCTGACATATTGAGTCGGCGGCGGCGCCTCGGCATCGGCTTCGAGCAGCGCGTTCGTCTCGGGTTCGGGCGCCACGTCGAGTTCGTCGCGCAAACGCTGTGTCAGCGCCTTGAGCTGGCGCTCGGCTGCGGCCCGATCGCCGCCCAGCATCAGGTTGCGAATCAGATGGCGTGCATAGATTTCGCTGAGCTGATCGAGCGCCACCAGGCGGCCGGCATGCGCGGCAGCGGATGCGTAGTCGCCCGCCGCTTGCTTCTCCTGCACCACCCGCTCGAGCGCCTGGATCGCGCGGCCGCGCAGGGCCTCCCTGCGGAAGAACGCCCACTCGTCGAATTGCGGACAGTCGCCGGGCGAGAAGCCGTCGAGAAAGTCGGCTTGATAGAGAGCGCTGGCACGCTCGAACGCGCCGCGGTCGCAAGCCTCTTCGAACAGGCGTGAATCGATTTTCAGATCGAGTGCCGCCGACAGCCGGACCGTGGATCTGTCGGAGGCGAGTACATCGCCGAGCGCGAGCTGAAGGCGATGCAGCAGCCGGCGCAGCCGTGCCCTTACCACGTCCGCCGGGCTTTCCGGCCACAGCATGGTTGCGATCACATCGCGCCCGACCGGGCCCTTGGCTTCGGCCAAATAGACCAACAGCGCGAGGCCCTTGCGCAACGCCAACGGGTACAGGCGGTCATCACAACGGATCTCCGGGAACCCGAGCGTCCGGACGCTGAACGAAGCCATGGCGATGCGATCTTCAGTGCTGGCGTCCGGGAACGCGGTGGCGTTCCGGGGACGCGGTGGCGCCCCGGGGACGCTGAGGGGACGCTGCGATGATAGCACCGGGCGGAATACACCGTCACCCTTTGGAGAAACGTCATGATTGGACACGCCGCCGCCCTCGTTTATGGCCTCGCGAGCTATCTCATCTTCTCGCTTTCATTTGCCTACACGCCGGCCTTCCTCGGCAATTTCCTCGTCCCGAAGACGATCGACGTCGGAGCGGACAGCGCTCCCGCGCACGCGGTCGTGATCGACGCGATTTTGCTCGGCCTGTTCGCGATCCAGCACAGCGTCACGGCGCGCCCGGCCTTCAAGCGCTGGTGGACGCGCATCATCCCGGCTTCGTGCGAGCGCAGCACCTATGTGCTGATCTCGAGCGCTCTGTTGATCCTGACATTCTGGCAGTGGCGCCCGATCGCCGCGACCGTCTGGCGCGTCGAGGGCTGGCCGGCAGCGATGCTCACGGCGGTCTTCTGGATGGGCTGGCTGATCGCGCTGCTTTCGACATTTCAGATCGATCATTTTGAGCTGTTCGGCGTGCGCCAGGTCGTCGACGCGCTGCGCGGAGCCGCCGGTCGCATGCAGGCGTTCAAGACGCCGCTGCTGTACCGGCTGGTGCGTCACCCGCTGATGCTGGGCATGCTGCTCGCGTTCTGGGCGGCCCCGCACATGACGGCGGGACATCTGTTGTTCGCCGTTATGAGCACCGCCTACATCCTTGTCGGCGTCAGGTTGGAGGAGCGAGACCTCGTTGCCGCGTTCGGCGCGAGCTACGAGCAGTATCGCCGGCGCGTTCCGATGCTCTTGCCGCGTCTCTTCGGCGGCGACTCCGTCGCGTCAGAAACGCGTCACGGAGGCTGAGATGCGCGCCATTCTTTGCAACGCCTTTAAAGGCATCGAAGCCCTTGGGTTCACCGAGGTCGACGAACCGCGCCCGGCAGCCAACGAGGTTCTCGTTGATGTCCATGCCGCGTCCGTCAGCTACATGGACTACCTGATGAGCTGCGGCGGCTATCAGATGCGGCCGGCGCTTCCCTATGTGCCGGGAACGGATGCTGCCGGAATCGTGCTGGCCTGCGGCGACCGGGTTACGCGCTTCCGACCCGGAGACCGGGTCAGTTGCGGCAACTGGTTCGGTGCATTTGCGGAGCGCATGGTCGCCAAAGAGAGCAGCGCCGCCATGCTGCCGGCCAACGTTGATTTCACCGTGGGGTCGACGGTGATGCACACCTATCTCACGGCCTGGTATGCACTGATTGAGCGGGCGCGGCTGCAGGCCGGTGAGACGGTGCTCGTGACGGGGGCCGCCGGCGGCGTGGGCCTCGCCTGTGTCGAGATCGCGCATTTGATGGGCGCGCGGGTCATTGCCGTTGTCGGCGGCGCTGCGAAGGCAGCCCTGGTCCGCACGCATGGCGCCGCCGAGGTCGTCGACCATTCGTGTGAAGACGTGCGTGAACGTGTGAAGGCCCTTGCAGGAAAGGGTCTCGACATCTGCGTTGACAATGTCGGCGGCGCACTCTTCGCGACGCTCGCGAGGTTTATGGGCTGGAACGGTCGGCTGCTTCCGATCGGCTTCACCAGCGGCGAGATTCCATCGCTCGCCATGAATCTGCCTTTGCTCAAGAACTATTCGGTCGTCGGCGTGTTCGTCGGCACCTGGATGGAGCGTTACCCGGATGAAGCTGCCCGCGCGGCGGAGCGGGTCATGGCATGGGTCGGCGAGGGCAAGCTCCGCCCGCAGGTCGATCGGGTGCTTGCGCTCCAGCGTGCCGGTGAAGCGATGGGTCTGGTGGCGAACAGGAGCGCGATGGGGCGGATTGTGCTGCAGGTCAGGCAAGACGCCTGACCGTTTTACCGGCTCGCTGCCGGCGCGCTGGCGACCCGGGTCAAAGTGGGCGTTGCCGCCATCTTGACCAGCACGTCCTTGACCGGATGCTCGGTCCAGGCCTGCGTGACATAATCGCGATGGGTGACGCCGTCGGGCGTCTGCACGAACACAACGCTTCCGGGCCGCAGCGGCGCGTTCATGCTCTCGGTGACCGTGATGCCCCTGTCGCGGAGCATCTGCATCAGTTCCTGGTCGTGCCGCTTGGTGTAGCGGGTATACGAAGAGACGAAGAAGCCGGTGCGGTTTTTCTCGATCCAGGACGCGAACTTGTCGAGTTCGCCGTAGACGGCGTCGAGCAGGAACACGCCGCGGACCCGGTTGGGGACGCCACCGACCTCGAGACTCCAGGCGGTCGGCAGGAAGCCGCCGCTATAGCCGACGATCACGATCGGCAGGTTCGCGAATGCCTGCGCCGACTTCGGATCGCCGTAGAGGCGGGCGAGGTGGCTCGCCGACTCATCGATGAAGCGCTTGAAGCCGCCCGGCTGCCAGAATTTGCCGGCCGAGGAATCGGCGGCGTTGACCGCGAGCTGGGGCGCGAGCAGCACGGCGTTGACGCCGGAATCCGAGATCTGCTGCGGTACCAGTTGCCGGTCGCGGACGTCGCGCTCCAGCGTCGCGCCGTTGCCGTGGAAGAACACCACGATCACGCCCGGCTTCCTGACGTCGAACGTCTCGGGGACATGCACCAGCACGCGGCTGTCGTTGTAGGTCTCGTCCTGCCAATAGACCCGGCCGCCATAGCTGCGGTGGCCCTTGCGGTCGCCCTTGGAGATGTTGAGGAACGGTTCTTCGGAGCGCGGATTGGCGCCGAAATAGGGGAAGGCCGAGGACTTCATGCTGACCAGCGTGGTCAATTCTTCGCGCTCGGTGCGGGGTAGCATCAGCGTCGGCGTGAGCGAGGCGACCCGCACGGGCTCGGTACGCACCGTGCGCGGCGGCTGAGGCGCCAGCGCGACCTGGCGCTGGAACTGCGGCAGGCTTTCATTGGCGGTCGGGAAACGGTCAGCGAATTGCGGCTGAGGGAAACGGTCCTCGAACGTATCGATCGAAGTCCGGGAATCGGCCCGGGATTTAGCGCCATCTGTGTTCGCCGCCAGCATTTCAGCGTTCGGCGCCTTGCCGCATTGAACCAGGACAAAGGAAAGCGGCACGCACAGCGCGGCCATCGCAAGCCAGTGCCATTGAAGAGGCAGGGCGCGAAGCGGCACGGCCGACAACGCCGATCGGATGGCGCGACCAATTGTCTGGAATTTCGGATCAGCTCCGACCATCCACCCCAATGTCCCAAGATCCACCGTCAACCGAGGTCAAGCTTGCACACGGGCGACGTTTAGCGTCCGGAAAAACTCCCCACGTCCGGAAGCTGGAGGAGACCACCCAATCGTGTCGCGATTGTGGGACCGTCACGATGTTTTCGCAATCCAGTAATGGCACGGTGGCCGTTCTCGGTATCATGAAACCTTTTTTGTGTCTCAATTTAAACCCTTGTTAACATTGCTTGAATTGAGGGGCGTCACCCTGCACGATGCAGCTCTCGGCTGCGGGCGCTTGAAGGTGGGTCCGAGATGGCGGCATTAGAAACGGGAAGCCCGGCTTGGCCCGGCGCGCGCTCCGGCAGCGGTTCAACCGTTTCGGTCCTGGTGGCGGTTGCCATCGTCGTTGCCGACATGGTCGGCGTCGGCGTCTTCACCAGCCTCGGCTTTCAGGTCAAGGACATCCCCTCCGGCTTTTCGATCCTGTTGCTGTGGACCGTCGGCGGCGTCGTCGCGCTGTGCGGGGTGTTTTCCTACGGCGAACTCGGCGCAATGTTTCCGCGCTCCAGCGGCGAGTACAACTTCCTCGGCCGGGCCTATCACCCGGCCTTCGGCTTTGTGGCGGGCTGGGTATCGGCAACCGTCGGCTTCGCCGCACCCGTAGCCCTGGCCGCCATGGCATTCGGCGAGTACGGCAAGTCGGTCGTACCCAGTGCGCCGCCGCTGGCGCTGGCGGTCGGCGTGGTCTGGCTGGTGTCGCTGGTGCAACTCACCGGCGTGCGGCACTCCTCGACCTTTCAACTGGTCGCGACCATCCTGAAGGTGGTGCTGATCGTGGCCTTCCTGGTCTGCGGCTTCGTCATTGGCACGGCGCAGCCAGTGTCGTTTGCGCCGACGGCCTCCGACTTCACCCATATCGTCAGCGCGCCGTTCGCGATCAGTCTCGTCTTCGTGATGTATTCGTTCTCGGGGTGGAACGCGGCGACCTACATCATCGGTGAGGTGAGGTTGCCCGAGCGCAACGTACCGCGGGCGATGCTGATCGGAACGCTGATCGTGCTGGTGTTGTATGTCGCGCTCAACGCGGTGTTCCTGCACACCGCGCCGATCGACAAGCTCGCAGGCCAGCTCGACGTCGCCCGGATTTCCGGCAGCTACATCTTCGGCGAATTCGGCGGCCGCATCGTCGGCGCGATGATCTGCGTCGGACTGATCTCCTCGATCAGCGCGATGATGTGGATCGGGCCGCGCGTCATGATGACGATGGGCG
This portion of the Bradyrhizobium sp. AZCC 2262 genome encodes:
- a CDS encoding alpha/beta fold hydrolase translates to MASFSVRTLGFPEIRCDDRLYPLALRKGLALLVYLAEAKGPVGRDVIATMLWPESPADVVRARLRRLLHRLQLALGDVLASDRSTVRLSAALDLKIDSRLFEEACDRGAFERASALYQADFLDGFSPGDCPQFDEWAFFRREALRGRAIQALERVVQEKQAAGDYASAAAHAGRLVALDQLSEIYARHLIRNLMLGGDRAAAERQLKALTQRLRDELDVAPEPETNALLEADAEAPPPTQYVSGGSVHLAFQTYGKGYTDILMLPGFVSHVERVWEDAGCRAFLSSLAEMGRLILLDRRGVGLSDRVGFSPSAEATAQDIRTVLDAAGSRRIVLFGASEGGPACIRFAAEHSDRVAGLILFDSLAKGSFAHDYPHALHAVQYDAWLQQLVSAWGGPAGIETFAPSLAGDAKTRAWWAGLLRAASSPGAIKGVLEALRDTDVRHLLKRIAVPTLVLHRRGDRAVRIGAGRHLADHIPQARFVELDGADHWAFAGDRQAVLDHIRQFVGDLAK
- a CDS encoding alpha/beta hydrolase; protein product: MVGADPKFQTIGRAIRSALSAVPLRALPLQWHWLAMAALCVPLSFVLVQCGKAPNAEMLAANTDGAKSRADSRTSIDTFEDRFPQPQFADRFPTANESLPQFQRQVALAPQPPRTVRTEPVRVASLTPTLMLPRTEREELTTLVSMKSSAFPYFGANPRSEEPFLNISKGDRKGHRSYGGRVYWQDETYNDSRVLVHVPETFDVRKPGVIVVFFHGNGATLERDVRDRQLVPQQISDSGVNAVLLAPQLAVNAADSSAGKFWQPGGFKRFIDESASHLARLYGDPKSAQAFANLPIVIVGYSGGFLPTAWSLEVGGVPNRVRGVFLLDAVYGELDKFASWIEKNRTGFFVSSYTRYTKRHDQELMQMLRDRGITVTESMNAPLRPGSVVFVQTPDGVTHRDYVTQAWTEHPVKDVLVKMAATPTLTRVASAPAASR
- a CDS encoding APC family permease — protein: MAALETGSPAWPGARSGSGSTVSVLVAVAIVVADMVGVGVFTSLGFQVKDIPSGFSILLLWTVGGVVALCGVFSYGELGAMFPRSSGEYNFLGRAYHPAFGFVAGWVSATVGFAAPVALAAMAFGEYGKSVVPSAPPLALAVGVVWLVSLVQLTGVRHSSTFQLVATILKVVLIVAFLVCGFVIGTAQPVSFAPTASDFTHIVSAPFAISLVFVMYSFSGWNAATYIIGEVRLPERNVPRAMLIGTLIVLVLYVALNAVFLHTAPIDKLAGQLDVARISGSYIFGEFGGRIVGAMICVGLISSISAMMWIGPRVMMTMGEDIPVLRPFARRSTGGAPPYAILFQLTVASLMLLTRSFEAVLEFIQFSLLFCSFFTVLGVIKLRITHPDLPRPYRAWGYPVTPVVFLLVTGFMMYYLLTEQPLRSLLSLLIMFSGLLIYAVFRKRADQIHAVAAGRE
- a CDS encoding NADPH:quinone oxidoreductase family protein, coding for MRAILCNAFKGIEALGFTEVDEPRPAANEVLVDVHAASVSYMDYLMSCGGYQMRPALPYVPGTDAAGIVLACGDRVTRFRPGDRVSCGNWFGAFAERMVAKESSAAMLPANVDFTVGSTVMHTYLTAWYALIERARLQAGETVLVTGAAGGVGLACVEIAHLMGARVIAVVGGAAKAALVRTHGAAEVVDHSCEDVRERVKALAGKGLDICVDNVGGALFATLARFMGWNGRLLPIGFTSGEIPSLAMNLPLLKNYSVVGVFVGTWMERYPDEAARAAERVMAWVGEGKLRPQVDRVLALQRAGEAMGLVANRSAMGRIVLQVRQDA
- the mddA gene encoding methanethiol S-methyltransferase; protein product: MIGHAAALVYGLASYLIFSLSFAYTPAFLGNFLVPKTIDVGADSAPAHAVVIDAILLGLFAIQHSVTARPAFKRWWTRIIPASCERSTYVLISSALLILTFWQWRPIAATVWRVEGWPAAMLTAVFWMGWLIALLSTFQIDHFELFGVRQVVDALRGAAGRMQAFKTPLLYRLVRHPLMLGMLLAFWAAPHMTAGHLLFAVMSTAYILVGVRLEERDLVAAFGASYEQYRRRVPMLLPRLFGGDSVASETRHGG